In one window of Helianthus annuus cultivar XRQ/B chromosome 17, HanXRQr2.0-SUNRISE, whole genome shotgun sequence DNA:
- the LOC110923830 gene encoding uncharacterized protein LOC110923830, producing MTWQEFKEPFMRYHCPQSAVDKIQEDFLRLRQKNESINEISNTFMDQMKFCGEFVQTERMKINRFYGVLKAEFREFITPSKCETLDELINLARDREIEIRRQEERGEKRYSEKGASSSPAKKGKYQEHGRKDKSKGGITPCKTCGKLHTGECLLGKKGCYKCGKEGHSSYQCPNNPKTCFYCFEKGHIKSECPKLQQESKKEDKKQEGSKAQGRMFQITSEEAKVHPNVVSGIFLLNFMPVHVLFDTGATMSFILNEIVQHPSFKVERMSMPLEVEIADSKNYLLHEIYRSCKLTIEGEEFNIDLIPMVLGEFKVIVGMDWMSQNHAKINCENKTITIQTPSGGQLKIQGERNVEVKLCTIVQAVRHVINGGGAYLAYVVDAQ from the coding sequence ATGACTTGGCAGGAATTCAAAGAACCCTTTATGAGATACCATTGCCCTCAGTCGGCTGTTGATAAGATCCAAGAGGATTTCTTGCGCCTCCGACAGAAAAATGAGTCAATAAATGAAATATCGAATACTTTCATGGATCAGATGAAGTTCTGTGGAGAGTTTGTGCAAACGGAAAGAATGAAGATAAATCGCTTTTATGGAGTACTAAAGGCGGAATTTAGGGAGTTCATCACTCCCTCGAAATGTGAGACCCTTGATGAACTTATCAATTTGGCTCGGGATAGAGAAATTGAAATTAGAAGGCAAGAAGAACGTGGTGAAAAGAGGTATAGTGAAAAGGGTGCAAGTTCGAGTCCTGCTAAAAAGGGGAAGTATCAAGAACATGGAAGGAAAGATAAGTCAAAGGGTGGTATCACGCCTTGCAAGACTTGTGGAAAACTTCATACAGGAGAGTGCCTACTAGGCAAAAAGGGATGTTATAAATGTGGTAAAGAAGGGCATTCGTCTTATCAATGTCCAAATAACCCGAAGACTTGCTTCTATTGTTTTGAAAAGGGGCATATTAAGTCGGAATGCCCAAAACTTCAGCAAGAATCGAAAAAGGaagataagaagcaagagggttCCAAGGCTCAAGGAAGGATGTTCCAAATCACATCCGAGGAGGCTAAGGTTCATCCGAATGTTGTTTCAGGTATTTTCTTATTAAATTTTATGCCGGTTCATGTTTTGTTTGACACCGGAGCCACTATGTCGTTTATTTTAAATGAAATCGTACAACATCCTTCATTCAAGGTTGAACGAATGTcgatgcccttagaagtagagatagccGATAGTAAAAATTATTTGTTGCACGAAATCTATAGAAGTTGTAAGTTAACCATAGAAGGTGAGGAATTCAACATCGACCTTATACCTATGGTTTTGGGGGAATTTAAGgtaatagtgggtatggattggatgTCCCAGAACCACGCGAAGATAAACTGTGAAAACAAAACCATAACTATCCAAACCCCGAGTGGAGGCCAATTGAAAATTCAAGGAGAAAGAAACGTAGAAGTGAAATTATGTACTATTGTTCAAGCGGTCAGGCATGTAATTAACGGAGGTGGGGCCTACTTAGCTTATGTAGTAGACGCTCAATAG